One Bufo gargarizans isolate SCDJY-AF-19 chromosome 4, ASM1485885v1, whole genome shotgun sequence DNA window includes the following coding sequences:
- the FLVCR1 gene encoding feline leukemia virus subgroup C receptor-related protein 1 has translation MVSTELNLQHNGLTLGKEVGGDGLASPSSNGELVVTVCGSPSAELAVQEETQAMLLPAAALETRLYKRRFAVLAVFSLYSLVNAFQWIQYSILTSIFTGFYRVPNRDIDWLSVVYMLAYIPLIFPATWLLDTRGLRLTALLGSSLNCLGAWIKCASARPDLFPVTVFAQVVCSVAQVFILGLPSRVASVWFGPKEVSTACATAVLGNQFGTAIGFLLPPVLVPRSDDNKVTAHNISIMFYGTAAVSTLLFILTVAVFKEKPKVPPSQSRAVLQDLSQEQYSYKQSIINLFKNVPFVLLLISYGIMTGSFYSVSTLLNQMITHHYEGEEVNAGRIGLTLVIAGMIGSVICGVWLDYTKTYKQTTLIVYILSFIGMLVFTFTLNLGNLIIVFVTGGALGFFMTGYLPLGFEFAVEITYPESEGTSSGLLNASAQIFGILFTLAQGKLTTDYDPRAGNIFLCAWMFIGIILTALIKSDLRRHNINSGITKSDVKSIPVDSPVEPAPSLQSATQL, from the exons ATGGTGTCCACGGAACTCAACCTACAGCACAATGGGCTCACCCTGGGGAAGGAGGTCGGCGGGGACGGGCTGGCCAGTCCGAGCAGTAACGGAGAGCTGGTGGTGACGGTGTGCGGGAGCCCGAGCGCGGAGCTGGCGGTGCAGGAGGAGACACAAGCCATGCTGCTGCCGGCGGCGGCGCTGGAGACCCGGCTGTATAAGCGGCGGTTCGCGGTGCTCGCCGTCTTCTCGCTGTACTCGCTGGTGAACGCCTTCCAGTGGATCCAGTACAGCATCCTCACCAGCATCTTCACCGGCTTCTACAGGGTCCCCAACCGGGACATCGACTGGCTCTCCGTGGTCTACATGCTGGCCTACATCCCGCTCATCTTCCCGGCTACCTGGCTGCTGGACACCCGGGGGCTGCGGCTGACGGCGCTGCTGGGGTCCAGCCTCAACTGCCTCGGTGCCTGGATCAAGTGTGCGAGCGCCCGGCCCGACCTCTTCCCCGTCACCGTGTTCGCCCAGGTGGTGTGCTCGGTGGCGCAGGTCTTCATCCTCGGGCTGCCCTCCCGGGTGGCGTCCGTCTGGTTCGGACCCAAGGAGGTGTCCACTGCCTGTGCCACGGCCGTGCTGGGCAACCAG TTTGGCACTGCCATCGGGTTCCTTCTCCCTCCTGTGCTGGTTCCACGGTCGGACGACAATAAGGTGACGGCGCATAACATCAGCATCATGTTTTATGGCACCGCCGCGGTGTCCACCCTTCTGTTCATTCTGACTGTTGCAG TCTTTAAGGAGAAGCCCAAGGTCCCCCCGAGTCAGTCCCGGGCTGTCCTGCAGGACCTTTCTCAAGAGCAGTACTCCTACAAGCAATCCATCATCAATCTCTTCAAGAACGTCCCCTTTGTGCTGCTGCTGATCAGCTATG GGATTATGACCGGCTCCTTCTATTCGGTGTCCACGCTGCTGAATCAGATGATCACACATCACTACGAG GGGGAAGAGGTAAACGCCGGCAGGATCGGGCTCACCCTGGTTATAGCAGGGATGATTGGATCTGTCATTTGTGGCGTGTGGCTCGACTATACTAAAACATACAA GCAGACCACGCTGATCGTCTACATCTTATCATTCATCGGGATGCTGGTCTTTACCTTCACCCTGAATCTTGGGAACCTCATTATTGTGTTTGTGACAGGAGGAGCTCTTGG GTTCTTTATGACGGGATATCTGCCATTGGGATTTGAATTTGCTGTCGAGATCACGTACCCAGAATCAGAGGGCACATCGTCCGGACTGCTCAATGCTTCAGCCCAG ATATTTGGGATCCTGTTTACTCTGGCGCAGGGGAAGCTGACCACAGACTACGACCCTCGGGCTGGCAATATATTCCTCTGTGCCTGGATGTTCATAGGAATCATTTTAACAG